The genomic stretch TCTATAGTTTCTAGATCAAGGTGGTTGGTAGGCTCATCGAGCAGCAACAGGTCAGGTTTTTCCAAAATGGCTTTCGCCAAGGCAACCCGCTTACGTTGTCCTCCGGAAAGGGTTCCTACAGGAAGATCGGTATCATGAAGCCCTAGTTTGCCCAGCACTTCCTTGACCTGATATTCAAAATCCCAAGCTTGAAAGGCGTCCATTTTTTCAAATAGAACGGACATTTTATCCGAATTATCAATGCCCCGCTCAGAATCCAGCATGGCTTTGTGATAGTCCTCGATTACCTTCAGCACTTCAGAATTACTTTGGTCGAAGATGGTCTGGTAAATGCTCATCTTGCCCTCAAAAACAGGATTTTGATGTACATAAGCAACTTTTACCTGCTGGTTGATCCCCACTTGGCCTGTGTCAGGGATCTCCAAGCCCATGATGATTTTCATCAGTGTGGATTTACCCGCGCCGTTGATGCCGACGAGGGCGATTTTCTGACCTTGGGAGATGCCAAAAGAGATATTGGAAAAAAGCTTGCGCTCACCGAACGCTTTGCTGAGATTTTCGACCGAAAGGTAATTCATGCCGCAAAAGTACGGAAAAGGCGGGGGAGAATTGCGCTATTTCTTATCATGTTGTTTGAGACCAACATTTTAGTAAATCAATTTTTAATTGAATCAGCTCATTTTTTAAACAATTACGGCTCAAAACTAGCGTGATATGAGCCGTATTTTGTGGATTCTGAGACTTTTTGAGCCGCAATTTATTACATTGAATAACCAATCACTTTTGGCGGAAGGTAAGAACCTCTTGAATCTTGATCCTTGAAATCTTGTTTCTCTTGTCTTGATACTTTTATCTAGCTACTTGCTACTACGAAAATTCTTACCTTTGCATTATGGAAGCAATTCAGAAAAAAGACATCCGTAAACTATCTCTGGCGCAGTTGGAAGAATTCTTTTTGGCGCATGGGGAAAAGAAATTCCGCGCCAAGCAGGTGTATGAATGGCTCTGGAACAAGTCTCTGAAAAACTTCGATGAGATGAGCAATATTTCCCTGAGTACCCGGGAAATGCTCAAAACGCATTTTGAGATCAACCATATTCTGGTGGATCTGATGCAGCATTCTACTGATGGTACGATCAAGAATGCGGTAAAGCTCTATGACAACAAAATCGTGGAATCTGTATTGATCCCTACGACTAAGCGGATTACTGCCTGTGTTTCATCGCAGGTAGGCTGCAGTCTGGACTGTAATTTCTGCGCCACAGCACGGCTGAAGCGCATGCGGAATCTGAATCCTGATGAAATCTATGATCAGGTAGTAGCCATCAAAGATGAAGCGGAAACGTACTTCCAACGACCTTTGACGAATATCGTGTTTATGGGCATGGGTGAGCCTCTGCTAAACTATGCGAATGTCCTGGAAGCGATAGATAAAATCACCTCTCCAGAAGGACTGGGCATGGCACCTAGAAGAATTACTGTATCTACCGTAGGAGTGACCAAAATGATCCGCAAGCTTGCCGATGATGAAGTCCGATTCAATCTGGCCGTATCTCTACACTCCGCGATCAATGAGACCCGCTCCCGCCTGATGCCAATCAATGACAGCAATCCCGTAGAGGAATTGGGCGAGTCCCTGAAATACTGGTATGAGAAGACCAAGCGTAAAGTCACCTATGAATATGTGATCTGGGATGGAATAAATGATGATGAGCGACATGCACGGGCGTTGGCAAAATTCTGCAAGATCATCCCATCGAAAGTCAATCTGATCCAGTACAATCCTATCGACGAGGGGGAATTCCGTCAGGCAAAGCAGGAAGCTGTGGACATGTACGTGAGGATCCTGGAATCCCAGGGAATCATCGCCAAAGTGAGAAAATCCCGTGGCCAGGACATAGATGCTGCCTGTGGACAATTGGCAAACAAAAATGAGGTGGCAGAGCTGAATATAGATTAAGTATTTGCTTTATTCGTCTCATCCGTCTAATTTCTTGTCCAATTCCAACATTCAAACTATGCAAAAGGCTTTATTGATATTTTTTTTCACCTTCATGCTTTCTATGGTGGCGGTAGCACAAACCCAAGATCAGGGTAATGCAAGATTTCACGGATATGGCACCTATGGTCTGCAATATCATAATTTTGGAGTAGGTGCTGGCCTGGAATATTTCTTTGTGGACAAATTTGCCTTTATGCCAAGCTTCACTTTTGTTTTTCCTCCGGTAGGAAATGAAAGTAATTTCAGTGCTGATTTACGGTATTATCTATCTGAGGGCCCATCCCAACTCTATTTTATGGCAGGTTATAGTCAGACTTGGCAAAACACTCAGCCAGATGGGGTAGGTACACGAAGAAATAATAAAGGGGCAAATATGGGCGTAGGGGCTTATATTCGGATCACTGAAGGAATAGGACTGAGTACTGAGTTTCGTTTCCAAAGTCCGTATCCAAGAGAAGTCGGGTTCAGGGTAGGATTTGCGATACCATTGTAAGCAAGTAGCTAGATGTAAGACATTAGATTTCAGATTCTAGAACCTAGAAAAACAGATGGCGCAAAAAATTTCTTAGATGCTCTTAGCGGCTAAAACCCTACTTCTTCGAAAACTCAAACAATTTCCGTTTCTCTTCCTTATTCAAAGCTTCGTAGCCCCGATCGGCTATTTTGTCCAGAATCTTATCGATTTCCTCTTGAGTAGCGTCATCGGAAGCAACTTGGGCAGGTGTGGATTTTGAGGACTTTTTGAATGGAGAAAATCCCCCACTACCTGTTTTCGCTTTACGATAGGATACTTTCACTTTACTTTTTTTTCTGGAAAAGAGGTCTTCGAAGAATATCCCGACTTTTTGCACTGGCAATCCCCAATCAATTCCTTTGCGAAGCTGAACGATATATAAATAACCAATAAGAGCTCCTCCCAGATGTGCCAATTCCCCGCCGGCATTCGCTCCAGCTGAATTCGCAAAAGACAAAACAACGTAGAAAATGGCTATATACTTGATTTTAACAGGCCCAAGTAAAATCAGGAAAAAAGTAGTATTTGGGCTAAGGGTAGCCGCACCGACTACAATAGCAAAAACTCCGGCACTTGCCCCCAGCATCAAAGAACTATTAATGGATTGACTGAAGTACGGCGCCAGATTATAAATGATAACATAAAATAATGCTCCAGCCAAGCCTCCGAGAATATAGAGGTTAGCTAGCTTCCTGCTTCCCAGAAACTGGTGGATCAGCTGTCCAAACCAATAGAGAAAGAGCATATTGAAGAGAATATGAAATATCCCTTCGTGCAAGAACATATAAGTAAAAATACTCCAAGGCTGCACCGCCAACCTTGGTAATGATGCAGGCATCATCAAATAGGATAATAGGGTAGAATACACTCCCCCCAATCCACCGATGGTCATAAGCACCCGTACTACCAATACCACAAAAAACACGATAAGATTAATGGCAATCAGCTTGTAAAGGCTATTGTCACTATGCTTAAAAGCGTTCCGAAGGTTTTCCCAAAAGTTACCGTACATGATTAATAGAAAGTTTTCCTGTCTTTTTTCCAGAAGTACACCAACACCCCGCCAATAACAAGTCCGCTGAGGTGGGCAAAGTGTGCTACGTTGTCGAGCGGATTATTCACCAATACGTTATATATAGTGTAAAGGCTATAGAAAAGCACCAAATATTTTGCCTTCACCGGCATCGGCGGAAACAGCAAAAATAATTGGGTGTTCGGGAAAAGCATGGCAAAAGCAATCAAAACTCCGAAAAGGGCACCCGATGCACCGACCATAGGAATATTTGCCTGAGCATCGAGTATTGCATTTAATGTCTGGGAAGCCTGTGCAATTAAATTAGGATCATCAGGGTTACGGCTATAGTCATCTACAAAATCAAATACTGATCGTTTAAAGAATCCCCGGTTTTCCAGAACCAGCTTATTGAACACATCAGGATCAGGGTTATTTTGGAATACAGCTACTTTTGCCTCCAGCTTATTCATCCTGTATGCCGTGTATCCTGAATACAGCACCCCTGCTCCTATGCCACAAACCATCCAAAGTATCAACAGTTTCTTTGGGCCTAAAAACTGTTCCAGCAATGGCCCGAAAATCAACAATCCAAACATATTGCCGAACAAATGCCAGAAATCAGCATGCATAAACATATACGTCAGAAACTGAAATGGCTTGAAATAGGGGCTATGGATGTAGTAAAGCGCAAACCAATCGGTCAACTGAGGAAAGATAAAACCGGACACGATAAGTAGCCCAATGTTGATGATTAGTAGATTTTGAACTACCGGTGTAATATTTCTAAACATGCTATTTGCCGAAAAAAGAATGAATACTGTTTAAATCCAATTTCACGAATGCTTTGTTCCCGCCCAATCCATAATTTGGATTTTGACAGGCAAAAAGCTGTCCTACCAGCGTTTCCATTTCCTGTGAATTTAGTTTTTGTCCCTTTTTCAGGGACGATTTTCTAGCCAAGGAGCGAGCCAGGTTTTCTCTGGTATCCAGGGAGAGCTCATTTTTAAAATGCTTGTATTGCTCCAGAAGCCCTTCGAAAAGCTCCTTTTCGTTTTTTACAGGAAGATCTGCAGGCACCCCTTGAATAAGAACTGTATTATTTCCAAACTCCGAAACCATAAATCCAAGACTATGAAGCTCTGGCAAAATATCCATCACCAAGGCATAATCCGATTGTCCAAGATTGATTGTAGGTGGAAAAAGACATTGCTGAGAGGTACCCTGAGCAAGCTTCAACTGGCGTAGATAGCGCTCGTACAGTATCCGCTCATGGGCTGTCTGCTGGTCTATAATCAAAAAACCCGTGGACATCTGCGCCACCACATAGCTATGCTCTACCTGAAAAGTAGTTCCTGTAGATTCCGCCTGCACAGGACGTGGGATAAACTCCGATGCTTCATCAGGCTTGGCCTTACTTTCAAAAGTCAACACCTCTGTTTCCTCCTGCGGCGAAGACCGGTCTATGGTTTTGGGTTCCTGTTGGGATCCTTCAAATAAGCGCTCCCACCCGGAGGTGCTTGCCTGCTTGAATTCCGGTGTATTGAATGACTTATAGCTATATTCCCTATCCACCTGCGCTTTTTTTTCTGGATCCTTGTCCCATTTTTCATTGAAATTTACATCCAGGCTAAAATC from Algoriphagus sp. NG3 encodes the following:
- a CDS encoding rhomboid family intramembrane serine protease, yielding MYGNFWENLRNAFKHSDNSLYKLIAINLIVFFVVLVVRVLMTIGGLGGVYSTLLSYLMMPASLPRLAVQPWSIFTYMFLHEGIFHILFNMLFLYWFGQLIHQFLGSRKLANLYILGGLAGALFYVIIYNLAPYFSQSINSSLMLGASAGVFAIVVGAATLSPNTTFFLILLGPVKIKYIAIFYVVLSFANSAGANAGGELAHLGGALIGYLYIVQLRKGIDWGLPVQKVGIFFEDLFSRKKSKVKVSYRKAKTGSGGFSPFKKSSKSTPAQVASDDATQEEIDKILDKIADRGYEALNKEEKRKLFEFSKK
- the rlmN gene encoding 23S rRNA (adenine(2503)-C(2))-methyltransferase RlmN, whose amino-acid sequence is MEAIQKKDIRKLSLAQLEEFFLAHGEKKFRAKQVYEWLWNKSLKNFDEMSNISLSTREMLKTHFEINHILVDLMQHSTDGTIKNAVKLYDNKIVESVLIPTTKRITACVSSQVGCSLDCNFCATARLKRMRNLNPDEIYDQVVAIKDEAETYFQRPLTNIVFMGMGEPLLNYANVLEAIDKITSPEGLGMAPRRITVSTVGVTKMIRKLADDEVRFNLAVSLHSAINETRSRLMPINDSNPVEELGESLKYWYEKTKRKVTYEYVIWDGINDDERHARALAKFCKIIPSKVNLIQYNPIDEGEFRQAKQEAVDMYVRILESQGIIAKVRKSRGQDIDAACGQLANKNEVAELNID
- a CDS encoding rhomboid family intramembrane serine protease, whose product is MFRNITPVVQNLLIINIGLLIVSGFIFPQLTDWFALYYIHSPYFKPFQFLTYMFMHADFWHLFGNMFGLLIFGPLLEQFLGPKKLLILWMVCGIGAGVLYSGYTAYRMNKLEAKVAVFQNNPDPDVFNKLVLENRGFFKRSVFDFVDDYSRNPDDPNLIAQASQTLNAILDAQANIPMVGASGALFGVLIAFAMLFPNTQLFLLFPPMPVKAKYLVLFYSLYTIYNVLVNNPLDNVAHFAHLSGLVIGGVLVYFWKKDRKTFY
- a CDS encoding outer membrane beta-barrel protein, translating into MQKALLIFFFTFMLSMVAVAQTQDQGNARFHGYGTYGLQYHNFGVGAGLEYFFVDKFAFMPSFTFVFPPVGNESNFSADLRYYLSEGPSQLYFMAGYSQTWQNTQPDGVGTRRNNKGANMGVGAYIRITEGIGLSTEFRFQSPYPREVGFRVGFAIPL